The segment GGGTGCTCGTCGACGAAGACGACCAACCCATCCAGAAGCTGGAGCGGGGGCAGGCGAAAGCGCTGAACAATCAGCGTGTCGTCTACGCGATCGGTCCGTCGGACGAGGTAAAGGTCATCCGCGACATCTTCACCTGGTACACACGCGACCGGATGAGCATCCAAAAGATCGCCGAGCGGCTGACGGATTCTGACGCCCCGACCGGCGACCACCCAACCTGGAGCTATTCTCGCGTGCGCCGGATTCTTGCCGACGAGCTGGTGCTCGGCATCTATGTCTTCAACCGCACCACCCAGAGGCTTAAATCCAAACCGCGGAAGAACCCGCCCGAGGCCCTGGTCAAGACGAAGGTGACGGAGCCGATCATCAGCCGCGTTCAGTTTGAGAGCGCGGCGCGACGCCTGCGGATTCGGCGGCATAACGTTCCGCCGGAGGAGAATCTGGCAGCCGTTTCGCGGCTGCTGCGTACAAAGGGCTATCTCACCGGGAAGTTGATCGATCAGTGCCTTTATACCCCGTGCAGCAGCGTCTTGTTGCGGCAGTTCGGCTCGCTTCACCGGGTATACGAGCTGGTTGGCTACAAGCCGGAGGGGTGGTGGCATCCCCGCAAAGGAATCAAACCCGCTTCGAAGGACGAACTGCTCACCCGTCTGCGCGCGCTCCACGAGCGCCTAGGCTATGTCAACGAGCATGTGATCAACAGCGATTCCACGGTCCCGAGCGTCAGCGTCTTCCAGCGTCATTTCGGCAAACTCACTGACGCTTACCGGCTGGCGGGCATTCCGCATGGCCGGACCGAACTCCAGCGGCTTGGCCATGAACGGCTGAAAGCGAGCCGGGCGGGCGAGCCGCCTCGCAAGATTACCACGCCCCGCTGGCCGGAACTCGCGAGCAGATTCACGGATGAGGATCTGCTTGCCTGCCTTCGCCGGCTCCATGAGCAACATGGCTTCGTCACCGCGCGAATCATCCGGGAGGATGAAAATTCACCGACCCCGAT is part of the Rhizorhabdus wittichii RW1 genome and harbors:
- a CDS encoding Recombinase (PFAM: Resolvase, N-terminal domain; Recombinase), which encodes MSDNSPQTLVPAAQYLRMSKEHQRYSIRNQARAISTYAEQHGFKITKTYTDPGESGLTLRERPGLQALLADVIKPSRPFERILVLDVSRWGRFQNLDQSGHYEFICFEAGVPVIYCAEPFDNDGTPVMALLKQIKRLQAAEYSRELSSKVLYAQLLQAKIGHKLGGPRRFGFERVLVDEDDQPIQKLERGQAKALNNQRVVYAIGPSDEVKVIRDIFTWYTRDRMSIQKIAERLTDSDAPTGDHPTWSYSRVRRILADELVLGIYVFNRTTQRLKSKPRKNPPEALVKTKVTEPIISRVQFESAARRLRIRRHNVPPEENLAAVSRLLRTKGYLTGKLIDQCLYTPCSSVLLRQFGSLHRVYELVGYKPEGWWHPRKGIKPASKDELLTRLRALHERLGYVNEHVINSDSTVPSVSVFQRHFGKLTDAYRLAGIPHGRTELQRLGHERLKASRAGEPPRKITTPRWPELASRFTDEDLLACLRRLHEQHGFVTARIIREDENSPTPMLFTARFGSLLNAYACAGIENRRFDIWSRAGKARAAARRARKLAIELQPPGRK